Genomic segment of Erythrobacter sp. BLCC-B19:
CGCGCCGCCCTGCCCGCCCCGGCTGCCGAACCCGCCGAAGAGCCCGCACCCGACGCCATCGCGCTGGCCGATGTGGCGGACGGGACGCTGGTCACCATCGAGCTGGGATATGGCATTGTCGGGCTGGTCGATGCCGCACAAGGCGCACCGCTGATCACGCGGATCACCGGCATCCGCAAGCAGCTCTCGCGCGATCTCGGCTTCGTGCTGCCGCAGTTCCGGATCCGGGATTCGCTCGATCTCGCTGCGCAGGATTACGCCGTGCTGATGGGCGGGGTGAGCATCGCGCGGGGCAATGTCCGTCCCGGCAAGCTCCTCGCCATCGACGCGGGCGATGTGCGGCCCGGCCATGGCCTCACCGGCGAGCCGACCCGCGATCCCAGCTTCGATTGCCCCGCGCTGTGGATCGCGCCCGCCGCGCGCGATCATGCCGTGGCTGAAGGGTTTCTCGTGGTCGACCCGGCTTCGGTGATCGCCACGCACGCCAACCAGGCCTTGCTGGGCGAGGCGCATCAGCTGCTTGGGCCGGATGAAGTACGCGAGTGGGTCGAGGGGCTCAAGGCGCGTGCGCCTGCGCTGGTCGAGGCGGTGACCCCCGACCCGCTGCCGCTGGCCGCGCTGACCCGCACCTTGCGCGCGCTGATTGCCGACGGGATCGGCCTTGCCCACCCCCAGCCGCTGTTCACTTCGCTGGCGCTGGCGCTCCAGAAGACCACCGACTTCGATGCCGTCATCGACGCGGTACGGACAGATCTGGCTGCGCGTATCGTGTCTCGGATCGCCGGCCCGGACGAGGCGCTGAAGGTCGTCACGCTCGATGCAGGGCTTGAAGGCGCGATCCTTGGCGGGATGATCGATCCGGCGACCGGCCAGCCGCTGATCGAACCCGATTGCGGGGCGATGATCCTGCGCGAGATCAACGCCATCGCCGATGCCGAGAAGGGCGCCATCGCGCTGATCGTCCAGCCGCCCGCGCGCCGCGCTTTGGCTGCGCTGCTCAAGCTGCGTGCGCCTCGCTGTCTTGTGCTCTCGATCAACGAACTGCCCGCGACCCAGCCGATTGCCGTGGTCGGCGTGATCGGCGCTCCCGCGGAGGTACCGACGCTGGCCGCGCCTGAGGGGATCGCGGCATGAAGCACGATCACGCCAGCTTCGGGGTGCCCGCCCATCCCTATGCGCCAAGCCGGACCGAGGTCGAAGACCGGGTGCGCCGTTTTCTGCCGCTGGTGCGCCGCACCGCTTGGCACATCAACGGGCGTGGGCGCGAAGGCCTCGAGATCGAGGATCTGGTGCAGGCCGGCATCCTCGCACTCACCGAATGTGCCCAGCGCCACGCCGGGCCGACCGAGGACGGGTTCGCCGCCTATGCAAAGATCAGGGTGCGCGGGGCGATGCTCGACGAAGTGCGCCGCACCGCCCACGACAGCCGCACCGCGCGCGCCAAGCGCAACGGCTATGAGCGGGCGCTCGCCAGCTTGCGCGGGTCACTGGGCCGCGAACCCAGCCGCGCCGAATTGGCGCAGGCGATGGATGTGACCGACGCCGAATTGCTCGCCATCGAAGCCTCAGGCGTCAGGCTGACCCCGATCGAGGACGCCTATGACGAGACCAGCCTCGCCTTCGCCAGCGACGATCCCGACCCTTTCGAGGCGCTGTGCGCATCGGAGGATCGCGAAAGGTTGATCCGGGCGATGACACTGCTGCCCGACCGGCTGAAGCTGGTGCTCCAGCTGTTCTTCGTCGAGGAGCTGAACCTCACCGAAATCGCCGCCGTGCTCGACGTCAGCGTGCCGCGCGTCCACCAGCTCCGCGCCAAGGCGCTGAAGGATCTGCGGGCGCTGCTGGAGGGGGCGTGAAGGCCCCGCTCCGGGCAACCATCCTCGCTCAGAACTTCAGCCCGAACGCCTTGTAGGTCGCCGCCAGCGAGGGGCGCATCTTGAGCGCGAGGGCGATTTCGTCCTTGCCGCTCTTGTCGCCCATCTGGGTCAGGATGATCCCGCGCAGCAGGCGGGTTTCGACCTGATAGGGCTCGGCCAACAGCGCGGCATCGGCATCGGCCTTGGCCGCCGCCAGATTGCCCAGCCGCAGATGCGCCATCGCCCGGCTATCGAGCGCGGAGGGTGCATTGTCGCTCTTTTCGACCGCCTTGGTGCAGGCTTCCAGCCGCGCTTCGTCCATCTTCGACCAGATCGCCGCCTGCCAGCACAGGCTGTTGAGCAAGGCGCCATCGGCAGGCCGCTGGGCGATCATGTCGTCCAGCAGGTCGAGCCCTTCGGTCGCCGCGCCCTGCCAGCCCAGCGCGGTCGCCATGACCGCCACGCCTTCCCCGCGCTCCTTGGTGAGGGCATCGAAATCCTCGGCCAGCATCACGCCCTCATCGGGACGCCCCAGAAGGCCGAGCAATTCGATCTGGTCGTAATAGGTTTCGCCATCGGGCTGCAGCGCTTCGGCCTCGACCAGGTCGGCGAGTGCGCCTTCAAGATCGCCCAGCTCGCGTTTGAGGCTGGCGCGGGCGAGGATGAGATCGCGCGAATCCTCGATCTTCATCGCTGCCTCGATGTCGGCCAGCGCCCCGGCGTGATCATAGACCCCCATGCGGAACCACGCGCGGTTGATCAGCTGGTAGGATTCGTCCGGCTTGGCCGCCGCAATCGCCTTGGCATAAAGCGCCTCGATCGCGGACAGGCGCGCGCGATCCTTGCCGAAATACTGCCACAGCTCGCGCACTTCGCCTGCCGAGCGAAGCACCGGCAATTGCCGGTCGAACCGGTTGAGTTCGCGCCGGGCCGTCCCGATGCCTTCGGCGGGAAGTTCTTCATTGAGGCTGCGCATCGACTGGGTGACGGTGAAGCGCCGGCCATCAAGCGAGGCGGTCGAGGCCAGTTCGACCCCGCCGATGGTCGCAGCCACCGGGGCGGTCGCGCCTTCGAGCTTCACGTTGGCATCATCGGACGGCAGCAAGACTTCGGCCGTGCTGCTGAAATAGACCGGCCCGGCCAGCCGCAGCGGGATCTTGCGCCACGCGGCCCGCGCGCGGTCAGCCTCGAACCCGACATCGCGCGCTGCCTGTGCGGGGAGTTCGAAGCGGTAATCGCTGCCGTCACGGCTCCAGGTGCTGGTCATCACCCCGCGCGCGGTGACGGTGGCGAGGCCCGCTTCGGCATCATAGCGCACCGCATTGTCGATCACCTGCGCATCGCCGAGCACCTCCTCGACCGCGTTGATCACGGCATCCTTGACCATTTCCGGGCTGCCCTGATCGGCGATCGCCCGCCAGCGCGAACCCATCGTGCCGCGATATTCGATGGTCACATCATAGACCGCAGGCACGCGCAGCCCCGCGCTGTGATCGAGCTTGAGGTTGACCACCCGGTCGGGGGTCGATTGCACGCGCACGTCGAAGGGCATCAGATCCGCCCCCTCATCGCGCAGCGGCAACCCGTGGAAGAAGCGCGGCACTTCGTCGATGGTGGCGATCCGCACGCCCGAGGTGGTGCCATCGAGCCAGTAGTTCTTGCCGCCGATCACCGCGCGCACGATCACGTGATCGAAATTGCCGGGCATGGGGGTGAGGAGCGGCAAGGCATCGCCGCCCTCGGACCGAACCAGCACCGGCTCGGCCTCGATGCCCAATTCACGCAGCATGGTCAGCAGCAGCAGCGACTTGGCCTTGCAGTCGCCGAAGCGCTTTTCCCAGGTCTCCTCGGGGGTCTGCGGGATGT
This window contains:
- a CDS encoding sigma-70 family RNA polymerase sigma factor, producing MKHDHASFGVPAHPYAPSRTEVEDRVRRFLPLVRRTAWHINGRGREGLEIEDLVQAGILALTECAQRHAGPTEDGFAAYAKIRVRGAMLDEVRRTAHDSRTARAKRNGYERALASLRGSLGREPSRAELAQAMDVTDAELLAIEASGVRLTPIEDAYDETSLAFASDDPDPFEALCASEDRERLIRAMTLLPDRLKLVLQLFFVEELNLTEIAAVLDVSVPRVHQLRAKALKDLRALLEGA
- a CDS encoding DUF3857 domain-containing protein codes for the protein MRYLAAALLAGTASVAAHAGDTVIYDKAPAWVDAATVAPKKADANTIIVLLDQQARIEEGRLWTFADTAVALDSPEALTQFGTLTASWMPDKGDLIIHRVELIRDGTVIDVLKDGAKFEVLRREAGLESRLVSGALTATMPVPGAKLGDVLRLSYSITLSDQAMAENVQWQAGLISAPFPLQQGRVAVSWPEGMAVKRLKLGKAVLPEPVAKDGFLTWTATLPAPEGDEMPGDAPSRFQLGELMQVSTYADWAAVSRNHAKHYQTAGQIKPGGDLAGRVAGIAKASSDPLTRAAMALRVVQDDISYLMNGMEGGNYIPQTPEETWEKRFGDCKAKSLLLLTMLRELGIEAEPVLVRSEGGDALPLLTPMPGNFDHVIVRAVIGGKNYWLDGTTSGVRIATIDEVPRFFHGLPLRDEGADLMPFDVRVQSTPDRVVNLKLDHSAGLRVPAVYDVTIEYRGTMGSRWRAIADQGSPEMVKDAVINAVEEVLGDAQVIDNAVRYDAEAGLATVTARGVMTSTWSRDGSDYRFELPAQAARDVGFEADRARAAWRKIPLRLAGPVYFSSTAEVLLPSDDANVKLEGATAPVAATIGGVELASTASLDGRRFTVTQSMRSLNEELPAEGIGTARRELNRFDRQLPVLRSAGEVRELWQYFGKDRARLSAIEALYAKAIAAAKPDESYQLINRAWFRMGVYDHAGALADIEAAMKIEDSRDLILARASLKRELGDLEGALADLVEAEALQPDGETYYDQIELLGLLGRPDEGVMLAEDFDALTKERGEGVAVMATALGWQGAATEGLDLLDDMIAQRPADGALLNSLCWQAAIWSKMDEARLEACTKAVEKSDNAPSALDSRAMAHLRLGNLAAAKADADAALLAEPYQVETRLLRGIILTQMGDKSGKDEIALALKMRPSLAATYKAFGLKF
- a CDS encoding flagellar biosynthesis protein FlhA; amino-acid sequence: MTAPSPLARLGAMPAALSLPVGIFALLALMVLPIPALLLDIFFVLNIAISIAVLMVALNARRPLDFSSFPSVLLFATLLRLALNVASTRVVLVHGHEGGAAAGHVIESFAAFLVGGNFVVGLFVFAILMIINMIVITKGAGRVSEVSARFVLDALPGKQMAIDADIAAGLITADEARERRREVTIEADFYGSMDGASKFVKGDAVAALLILGVNIVAGFAIGMLSHGLSAGEAGEAYVTLAVGDALVAQVPALLLSIAAAAIVTRVADSRDLAGQIGGQFADPRGWLPVALILGAVGVVPAMPQTIFLPGAAIATAIWWNLKRRAALPAPAAEPAEEPAPDAIALADVADGTLVTIELGYGIVGLVDAAQGAPLITRITGIRKQLSRDLGFVLPQFRIRDSLDLAAQDYAVLMGGVSIARGNVRPGKLLAIDAGDVRPGHGLTGEPTRDPSFDCPALWIAPAARDHAVAEGFLVVDPASVIATHANQALLGEAHQLLGPDEVREWVEGLKARAPALVEAVTPDPLPLAALTRTLRALIADGIGLAHPQPLFTSLALALQKTTDFDAVIDAVRTDLAARIVSRIAGPDEALKVVTLDAGLEGAILGGMIDPATGQPLIEPDCGAMILREINAIADAEKGAIALIVQPPARRALAALLKLRAPRCLVLSINELPATQPIAVVGVIGAPAEVPTLAAPEGIAA